The following coding sequences are from one Tachysurus vachellii isolate PV-2020 chromosome 7, HZAU_Pvac_v1, whole genome shotgun sequence window:
- the LOC132848847 gene encoding butyrophilin subfamily 2 member A2-like isoform X5: MLWCVTLILVSFTESRSESLQVIGPEAPLVAVAGEDLVLPCFIKPNTSAVDMTVEWFKLYVEDSLVHLYRDHKDRNEGQAQSYTGRTSLFKEELQKGNTSLKLSDLRVSDEGEYKCLVEDKSWSDDITVKVIVEAQGSHPVIMMERYDNSGGINLVCESRGWNPEPDVLWLDREGVTLTAEDTQIHRDTEGFSVKSRITVYDYSDSNRFYCRLQQKHHLMETDIIINSKVFHAWKWIVGISVSACLIAVGLIVTAVVCHKKERQIQMLEAELQRLSVEYELLKKKQYAVDVTLDPDTAHPYLILSDDGKQVTRGDTRQNLPDTPQRFNSVCVLGKQSFSSGRFYYEVQVSRKTAWILGVARENINRKEWSIIKTPQNGFWTVWMWNENEYKACAGPSVPLTLREKVEVVGVFVDYEEGLVSFYDVKSRSHIYSFTGQTFTKKLYPYFRPGFNEGGKNSAPLIISPVFKTE, translated from the exons AGAGTTTACAGGTTATTGGTCCAGAAGCTCCTCTTGTTGCTGTAGCTGGTGAAGATCTGGTTCTGCCCTGTTTTATCAAACCCAACACCAGTGCTGTGGACATGACAGTGGAGTGGTTCAAACTATATGTAGAAGACTCATTAGTGCATCTCTATAGGGATcataaagacagaaatgaaggTCAGGCTCAGTCCTATACAGGAAGAACATCACTGTTTAAAGAGGAGCTACAGAAAGGCAACACTTCACTCAAACTCTCAGATCTCAGAGTCTCTGATGAAGGAGAATATAAGTGTCTTGTTGAGGACAAATCCTGGTCCGATGACATCACTGTGAAGGTCATTGTAGAGG CTCAGGGAAGCCACCCAGTGATAATGATGGAGAGATATGATAACTCAGGAGGGATTAATCTAGTGTGTGAGTCCAGAGGCTGGAACCCTGAACCTGATGTTCTGTGGCTGGACAGAGAAGGAGTCACTCTGACTGCtgaagatacacagatacacagagacactgagggcttcagtgtgaaaagccgcatcactgtttatgattatagcgactctaacaggttttacTGCAGACTTCAGCAAAAACATCACCTGATGGAGACAGACATTATCATCAATA GTAAAGTCTTTCATGCTTGGAAGTGGATTGTCGGGATTTCAGTTTCAGCATGTCTTATTGCTGTTGGATTGATCGTAACTGCAGTTGTTTGTCACAAGAAAG AGAGGCAGATACAGATGCTGGAAGCTG aacTGCAGAGACTGAGTGTGGAATACG AGTTATTAAAGAAGAAGCAGTATGCAG tggatgtgactctggatcctgatacagctcATCCATATCTCATCCTGTCTGATGATGGAAAACAAGTGACACGTGGAGACACACGACAGAATCTCCCTGATACACCACAGAGGTTTAATTCTGTCTGTGTTCTGGGAAAGCAGAGTTtctcctcagggagattttattatgaggtgcaggtcagtCGAAAAACAGCCTGGATATTAGGAGTCGCGAGagagaacattaacaggaagGAGTGGTCGATTATAAAGACTCCTCAGAATGGATTCTGGACTGTGTGGATGTGGAATGAGAATGAGTATAAGGCTTGTGCTGGTCCCTCTGTTcccctcacactgagagagaaggtggaggttgtgggggtgtttgtggattatgaggagggtctggtctccttttatgatgtgaagtccagatctcatatctactctttcactggtcagacTTTCACTAAGAAACTCTATCCATACTTCAGGCCTGGTTTTAATGAAGGAGGTaaaaattcagcaccactgatcatctctcctgtatttaagactgaatga
- the LOC132848847 gene encoding butyrophilin subfamily 2 member A2-like isoform X6, whose amino-acid sequence MLWCVTLILVSFTESRSESLQVIGPEAPLVAVAGEDLVLPCFIKPNTSAVDMTVEWFKLYVEDSLVHLYRDHKDRNEGQAQSYTGRTSLFKEELQKGNTSLKLSDLRVSDEGEYKCLVEDKSWSDDITVKVIVEAQGSHPVIMMERYDNSGGINLVCESRGWNPEPDVLWLDREGVTLTAEDTQIHRDTEGFSVKSRITVYDYSDSNRFYCRLQQKHHLMETDIIINSKVFHAWKWIVGISVSACLIAVGLIVTAVVCHKKELQRLSVEYELLKKKQYAVDVTLDPDTAHPYLILSDDGKQVTRGDTRQNLPDTPQRFNSVCVLGKQSFSSGRFYYEVQVSRKTAWILGVARENINRKEWSIIKTPQNGFWTVWMWNENEYKACAGPSVPLTLREKVEVVGVFVDYEEGLVSFYDVKSRSHIYSFTGQTFTKKLYPYFRPGFNEGGKNSAPLIISPVFKTE is encoded by the exons AGAGTTTACAGGTTATTGGTCCAGAAGCTCCTCTTGTTGCTGTAGCTGGTGAAGATCTGGTTCTGCCCTGTTTTATCAAACCCAACACCAGTGCTGTGGACATGACAGTGGAGTGGTTCAAACTATATGTAGAAGACTCATTAGTGCATCTCTATAGGGATcataaagacagaaatgaaggTCAGGCTCAGTCCTATACAGGAAGAACATCACTGTTTAAAGAGGAGCTACAGAAAGGCAACACTTCACTCAAACTCTCAGATCTCAGAGTCTCTGATGAAGGAGAATATAAGTGTCTTGTTGAGGACAAATCCTGGTCCGATGACATCACTGTGAAGGTCATTGTAGAGG CTCAGGGAAGCCACCCAGTGATAATGATGGAGAGATATGATAACTCAGGAGGGATTAATCTAGTGTGTGAGTCCAGAGGCTGGAACCCTGAACCTGATGTTCTGTGGCTGGACAGAGAAGGAGTCACTCTGACTGCtgaagatacacagatacacagagacactgagggcttcagtgtgaaaagccgcatcactgtttatgattatagcgactctaacaggttttacTGCAGACTTCAGCAAAAACATCACCTGATGGAGACAGACATTATCATCAATA GTAAAGTCTTTCATGCTTGGAAGTGGATTGTCGGGATTTCAGTTTCAGCATGTCTTATTGCTGTTGGATTGATCGTAACTGCAGTTGTTTGTCACAAGAAAG aacTGCAGAGACTGAGTGTGGAATACG AGTTATTAAAGAAGAAGCAGTATGCAG tggatgtgactctggatcctgatacagctcATCCATATCTCATCCTGTCTGATGATGGAAAACAAGTGACACGTGGAGACACACGACAGAATCTCCCTGATACACCACAGAGGTTTAATTCTGTCTGTGTTCTGGGAAAGCAGAGTTtctcctcagggagattttattatgaggtgcaggtcagtCGAAAAACAGCCTGGATATTAGGAGTCGCGAGagagaacattaacaggaagGAGTGGTCGATTATAAAGACTCCTCAGAATGGATTCTGGACTGTGTGGATGTGGAATGAGAATGAGTATAAGGCTTGTGCTGGTCCCTCTGTTcccctcacactgagagagaaggtggaggttgtgggggtgtttgtggattatgaggagggtctggtctccttttatgatgtgaagtccagatctcatatctactctttcactggtcagacTTTCACTAAGAAACTCTATCCATACTTCAGGCCTGGTTTTAATGAAGGAGGTaaaaattcagcaccactgatcatctctcctgtatttaagactgaatga
- the LOC132848847 gene encoding butyrophilin subfamily 2 member A2-like isoform X3 — protein MLWCVTLILVSFTESRSESLQVIGPEAPLVAVAGEDLVLPCFIKPNTSAVDMTVEWFKLYVEDSLVHLYRDHKDRNEGQAQSYTGRTSLFKEELQKGNTSLKLSDLRVSDEGEYKCLVEDKSWSDDITVKVIVEAQGSHPVIMMERYDNSGGINLVCESRGWNPEPDVLWLDREGVTLTAEDTQIHRDTEGFSVKSRITVYDYSDSNRFYCRLQQKHHLMETDIIINSKVFHAWKWIVGISVSACLIAVGLIVTAVVCHKKEMQKQTIISQKERQIQMLEAELQRLSVEYELLKKKQYAVDVTLDPDTAHPYLILSDDGKQVTRGDTRQNLPDTPQRFNSVCVLGKQSFSSGRFYYEVQVSRKTAWILGVARENINRKEWSIIKTPQNGFWTVWMWNENEYKACAGPSVPLTLREKVEVVGVFVDYEEGLVSFYDVKSRSHIYSFTGQTFTKKLYPYFRPGFNEGGKNSAPLIISPVFKTE, from the exons AGAGTTTACAGGTTATTGGTCCAGAAGCTCCTCTTGTTGCTGTAGCTGGTGAAGATCTGGTTCTGCCCTGTTTTATCAAACCCAACACCAGTGCTGTGGACATGACAGTGGAGTGGTTCAAACTATATGTAGAAGACTCATTAGTGCATCTCTATAGGGATcataaagacagaaatgaaggTCAGGCTCAGTCCTATACAGGAAGAACATCACTGTTTAAAGAGGAGCTACAGAAAGGCAACACTTCACTCAAACTCTCAGATCTCAGAGTCTCTGATGAAGGAGAATATAAGTGTCTTGTTGAGGACAAATCCTGGTCCGATGACATCACTGTGAAGGTCATTGTAGAGG CTCAGGGAAGCCACCCAGTGATAATGATGGAGAGATATGATAACTCAGGAGGGATTAATCTAGTGTGTGAGTCCAGAGGCTGGAACCCTGAACCTGATGTTCTGTGGCTGGACAGAGAAGGAGTCACTCTGACTGCtgaagatacacagatacacagagacactgagggcttcagtgtgaaaagccgcatcactgtttatgattatagcgactctaacaggttttacTGCAGACTTCAGCAAAAACATCACCTGATGGAGACAGACATTATCATCAATA GTAAAGTCTTTCATGCTTGGAAGTGGATTGTCGGGATTTCAGTTTCAGCATGTCTTATTGCTGTTGGATTGATCGTAACTGCAGTTGTTTGTCACAAGAAAG AGATGCAAAAGCAGACTATTATCTCTCAAAAAG AGAGGCAGATACAGATGCTGGAAGCTG aacTGCAGAGACTGAGTGTGGAATACG AGTTATTAAAGAAGAAGCAGTATGCAG tggatgtgactctggatcctgatacagctcATCCATATCTCATCCTGTCTGATGATGGAAAACAAGTGACACGTGGAGACACACGACAGAATCTCCCTGATACACCACAGAGGTTTAATTCTGTCTGTGTTCTGGGAAAGCAGAGTTtctcctcagggagattttattatgaggtgcaggtcagtCGAAAAACAGCCTGGATATTAGGAGTCGCGAGagagaacattaacaggaagGAGTGGTCGATTATAAAGACTCCTCAGAATGGATTCTGGACTGTGTGGATGTGGAATGAGAATGAGTATAAGGCTTGTGCTGGTCCCTCTGTTcccctcacactgagagagaaggtggaggttgtgggggtgtttgtggattatgaggagggtctggtctccttttatgatgtgaagtccagatctcatatctactctttcactggtcagacTTTCACTAAGAAACTCTATCCATACTTCAGGCCTGGTTTTAATGAAGGAGGTaaaaattcagcaccactgatcatctctcctgtatttaagactgaatga
- the LOC132848847 gene encoding butyrophilin subfamily 2 member A2-like isoform X1: protein MLWCVTLILVSFTESRSESLQVIGPEAPLVAVAGEDLVLPCFIKPNTSAVDMTVEWFKLYVEDSLVHLYRDHKDRNEGQAQSYTGRTSLFKEELQKGNTSLKLSDLRVSDEGEYKCLVEDKSWSDDITVKVIVEAQGSHPVIMMERYDNSGGINLVCESRGWNPEPDVLWLDREGVTLTAEDTQIHRDTEGFSVKSRITVYDYSDSNRFYCRLQQKHHLMETDIIINSKVFHAWKWIVGISVSACLIAVGLIVTAVVCHKKEMQKQTIISQKERQIQMLEAEMKKEKEYTELQRLSVEYELLKKKQYAVDVTLDPDTAHPYLILSDDGKQVTRGDTRQNLPDTPQRFNSVCVLGKQSFSSGRFYYEVQVSRKTAWILGVARENINRKEWSIIKTPQNGFWTVWMWNENEYKACAGPSVPLTLREKVEVVGVFVDYEEGLVSFYDVKSRSHIYSFTGQTFTKKLYPYFRPGFNEGGKNSAPLIISPVFKTE, encoded by the exons AGAGTTTACAGGTTATTGGTCCAGAAGCTCCTCTTGTTGCTGTAGCTGGTGAAGATCTGGTTCTGCCCTGTTTTATCAAACCCAACACCAGTGCTGTGGACATGACAGTGGAGTGGTTCAAACTATATGTAGAAGACTCATTAGTGCATCTCTATAGGGATcataaagacagaaatgaaggTCAGGCTCAGTCCTATACAGGAAGAACATCACTGTTTAAAGAGGAGCTACAGAAAGGCAACACTTCACTCAAACTCTCAGATCTCAGAGTCTCTGATGAAGGAGAATATAAGTGTCTTGTTGAGGACAAATCCTGGTCCGATGACATCACTGTGAAGGTCATTGTAGAGG CTCAGGGAAGCCACCCAGTGATAATGATGGAGAGATATGATAACTCAGGAGGGATTAATCTAGTGTGTGAGTCCAGAGGCTGGAACCCTGAACCTGATGTTCTGTGGCTGGACAGAGAAGGAGTCACTCTGACTGCtgaagatacacagatacacagagacactgagggcttcagtgtgaaaagccgcatcactgtttatgattatagcgactctaacaggttttacTGCAGACTTCAGCAAAAACATCACCTGATGGAGACAGACATTATCATCAATA GTAAAGTCTTTCATGCTTGGAAGTGGATTGTCGGGATTTCAGTTTCAGCATGTCTTATTGCTGTTGGATTGATCGTAACTGCAGTTGTTTGTCACAAGAAAG AGATGCAAAAGCAGACTATTATCTCTCAAAAAG AGAGGCAGATACAGATGCTGGAAGCTG AAATGAAAAAGGAGAAGGAGTACACAG aacTGCAGAGACTGAGTGTGGAATACG AGTTATTAAAGAAGAAGCAGTATGCAG tggatgtgactctggatcctgatacagctcATCCATATCTCATCCTGTCTGATGATGGAAAACAAGTGACACGTGGAGACACACGACAGAATCTCCCTGATACACCACAGAGGTTTAATTCTGTCTGTGTTCTGGGAAAGCAGAGTTtctcctcagggagattttattatgaggtgcaggtcagtCGAAAAACAGCCTGGATATTAGGAGTCGCGAGagagaacattaacaggaagGAGTGGTCGATTATAAAGACTCCTCAGAATGGATTCTGGACTGTGTGGATGTGGAATGAGAATGAGTATAAGGCTTGTGCTGGTCCCTCTGTTcccctcacactgagagagaaggtggaggttgtgggggtgtttgtggattatgaggagggtctggtctccttttatgatgtgaagtccagatctcatatctactctttcactggtcagacTTTCACTAAGAAACTCTATCCATACTTCAGGCCTGGTTTTAATGAAGGAGGTaaaaattcagcaccactgatcatctctcctgtatttaagactgaatga
- the LOC132848847 gene encoding butyrophilin subfamily 2 member A2-like isoform X4 translates to MLWCVTLILVSFTESRSESLQVIGPEAPLVAVAGEDLVLPCFIKPNTSAVDMTVEWFKLYVEDSLVHLYRDHKDRNEGQAQSYTGRTSLFKEELQKGNTSLKLSDLRVSDEGEYKCLVEDKSWSDDITVKVIVEAQGSHPVIMMERYDNSGGINLVCESRGWNPEPDVLWLDREGVTLTAEDTQIHRDTEGFSVKSRITVYDYSDSNRFYCRLQQKHHLMETDIIINSKVFHAWKWIVGISVSACLIAVGLIVTAVVCHKKERQIQMLEAEMKKEKEYTELQRLSVEYELLKKKQYAVDVTLDPDTAHPYLILSDDGKQVTRGDTRQNLPDTPQRFNSVCVLGKQSFSSGRFYYEVQVSRKTAWILGVARENINRKEWSIIKTPQNGFWTVWMWNENEYKACAGPSVPLTLREKVEVVGVFVDYEEGLVSFYDVKSRSHIYSFTGQTFTKKLYPYFRPGFNEGGKNSAPLIISPVFKTE, encoded by the exons AGAGTTTACAGGTTATTGGTCCAGAAGCTCCTCTTGTTGCTGTAGCTGGTGAAGATCTGGTTCTGCCCTGTTTTATCAAACCCAACACCAGTGCTGTGGACATGACAGTGGAGTGGTTCAAACTATATGTAGAAGACTCATTAGTGCATCTCTATAGGGATcataaagacagaaatgaaggTCAGGCTCAGTCCTATACAGGAAGAACATCACTGTTTAAAGAGGAGCTACAGAAAGGCAACACTTCACTCAAACTCTCAGATCTCAGAGTCTCTGATGAAGGAGAATATAAGTGTCTTGTTGAGGACAAATCCTGGTCCGATGACATCACTGTGAAGGTCATTGTAGAGG CTCAGGGAAGCCACCCAGTGATAATGATGGAGAGATATGATAACTCAGGAGGGATTAATCTAGTGTGTGAGTCCAGAGGCTGGAACCCTGAACCTGATGTTCTGTGGCTGGACAGAGAAGGAGTCACTCTGACTGCtgaagatacacagatacacagagacactgagggcttcagtgtgaaaagccgcatcactgtttatgattatagcgactctaacaggttttacTGCAGACTTCAGCAAAAACATCACCTGATGGAGACAGACATTATCATCAATA GTAAAGTCTTTCATGCTTGGAAGTGGATTGTCGGGATTTCAGTTTCAGCATGTCTTATTGCTGTTGGATTGATCGTAACTGCAGTTGTTTGTCACAAGAAAG AGAGGCAGATACAGATGCTGGAAGCTG AAATGAAAAAGGAGAAGGAGTACACAG aacTGCAGAGACTGAGTGTGGAATACG AGTTATTAAAGAAGAAGCAGTATGCAG tggatgtgactctggatcctgatacagctcATCCATATCTCATCCTGTCTGATGATGGAAAACAAGTGACACGTGGAGACACACGACAGAATCTCCCTGATACACCACAGAGGTTTAATTCTGTCTGTGTTCTGGGAAAGCAGAGTTtctcctcagggagattttattatgaggtgcaggtcagtCGAAAAACAGCCTGGATATTAGGAGTCGCGAGagagaacattaacaggaagGAGTGGTCGATTATAAAGACTCCTCAGAATGGATTCTGGACTGTGTGGATGTGGAATGAGAATGAGTATAAGGCTTGTGCTGGTCCCTCTGTTcccctcacactgagagagaaggtggaggttgtgggggtgtttgtggattatgaggagggtctggtctccttttatgatgtgaagtccagatctcatatctactctttcactggtcagacTTTCACTAAGAAACTCTATCCATACTTCAGGCCTGGTTTTAATGAAGGAGGTaaaaattcagcaccactgatcatctctcctgtatttaagactgaatga